A single window of Granulicella sibirica DNA harbors:
- the lpdA gene encoding dihydrolipoyl dehydrogenase: MAETIYDLAVVGGGPAGYTCAIRAAQYGLKVALIEKTDLLGGTCLHWGCIPTKAMLFSAEIWDHLKHAGKYGIDGVDQPKLNWQNLLGRKNEIITKHTKGLDFLMKKNKITVVRGHGRLTGSAKEGVHTVDVTAEDKGKAGEGSSLQTTTQVKAKKVVIATGSDARMLPGYKADQTILTNIEILALPAMPKSLVVIGAGAVGVEFASVFKSFGADVTIIEALPRIVNVEDEDISKELTRAYKKRGIEMFVSAKVDKIDRTADGAVVTFTDSNGKQQTKNAQKVLVAVGRAPRTYDAGIDKVGITLDRGFIPTNEWMETTEPGVYAIGDIVAGLPQLAHVGGMSGLVVAAKLAGKYARPVHRNRIPGCTYCDPQIGSVGLTEAQAKAQGYQVKVGKFPFVGNSKATIVDSHDGFVKVVSDAKYGEILGVHIIGPQATEIISECVTAIELEATVEAMMFTIHAHPTLAESLLDGFSSVEGMAVNV, encoded by the coding sequence TTGGCAGAGACGATTTACGATTTGGCAGTCGTGGGCGGCGGGCCCGCGGGCTACACGTGCGCGATTCGCGCGGCGCAGTACGGTTTGAAGGTTGCTCTTATCGAAAAGACGGATCTGCTCGGCGGCACCTGTCTCCACTGGGGCTGCATTCCGACCAAGGCGATGCTGTTCTCGGCCGAGATCTGGGACCACCTGAAGCACGCAGGAAAGTACGGCATCGACGGGGTCGACCAACCGAAGCTGAACTGGCAGAATCTGCTCGGACGCAAGAACGAGATCATCACCAAGCACACCAAGGGTCTCGACTTCCTGATGAAGAAGAACAAGATCACGGTCGTGCGCGGACACGGTCGCCTGACCGGGTCGGCGAAGGAAGGCGTTCATACCGTCGACGTCACCGCTGAGGACAAGGGGAAGGCTGGTGAGGGTTCGTCCCTCCAGACCACCACCCAGGTCAAGGCAAAGAAGGTCGTCATCGCCACCGGCTCCGATGCCCGCATGCTTCCGGGTTACAAGGCTGACCAGACGATCCTGACGAACATCGAGATCCTCGCGCTTCCGGCGATGCCGAAGTCGCTCGTTGTCATTGGCGCCGGAGCGGTTGGCGTTGAGTTTGCCTCGGTGTTCAAGAGCTTCGGCGCGGATGTCACGATCATCGAGGCCCTCCCGCGCATCGTGAACGTCGAGGACGAGGACATCTCGAAGGAACTCACCCGCGCCTACAAGAAGCGCGGCATCGAGATGTTCGTCTCGGCCAAGGTGGACAAGATCGACAGGACGGCCGACGGGGCTGTTGTCACGTTTACCGATTCGAACGGCAAACAGCAGACAAAGAACGCCCAAAAGGTGCTGGTTGCTGTTGGCCGTGCGCCGCGCACCTACGACGCTGGTATCGACAAGGTAGGCATCACGCTCGATCGCGGCTTCATCCCCACCAACGAGTGGATGGAGACGACAGAGCCCGGCGTCTACGCCATCGGCGATATTGTCGCCGGCCTGCCGCAGCTTGCCCATGTCGGCGGAATGTCCGGTCTGGTCGTCGCGGCCAAGCTCGCCGGCAAGTACGCACGTCCCGTTCACCGCAACCGGATTCCTGGCTGCACCTACTGCGATCCGCAGATCGGGTCGGTTGGCTTGACCGAGGCGCAGGCCAAGGCCCAGGGCTACCAGGTCAAGGTCGGCAAGTTCCCTTTCGTCGGCAACTCCAAGGCGACAATCGTCGACTCGCACGACGGCTTCGTCAAGGTCGTGTCGGATGCCAAATATGGCGAGATTCTCGGTGTACACATCATTGGACCGCAGGCGACAGAGATCATCTCGGAGTGCGTAACGGCCATTGAACTCGAGGCAACAGTCGAGGCTATGATGTTTACCATCCACGCGCATCCAACGCTTGCCGAGAGTCTTCTCGACGGCTTCTCGAGCGTGGAAGGTATGGCGGTCAACGTATAA
- the hemB gene encoding porphobilinogen synthase: protein MNFPQTRMRRLRRTEAMRSLVRETHLRPEALIYPLFICPGEGVRKPINSMPGVFNLSVDEALKEAEQCAALGIGGLLLFGLPESKDEQGSGAWAEDGIVQKAVRAIKQNRKLDSLVTMVDVCLCEYTSHGHCGIVARDGDHYSIENDSSVTLLAKTAASLAKAGADVIAPSDMMDGRIGAIREALDQVGHQDTPILSYASKFASAFYGPFREAVDSAPQFGDRRSYQMDGANLREAMREIDQDIAEGADMVIMKPAMPYLDVIREARNRYDVPMGAYQVSGEYSMLHAAFERGWLEPERTMMESLLGIRRAGADFIVTYFAQKAARALA from the coding sequence ATGAACTTTCCTCAAACGCGTATGCGTCGCCTGCGCCGGACCGAGGCGATGCGTTCGCTCGTGCGAGAAACGCACCTCCGTCCCGAAGCACTGATCTACCCGCTCTTCATCTGTCCCGGCGAGGGTGTACGCAAGCCGATTAACTCCATGCCCGGTGTCTTCAATCTTTCGGTCGACGAGGCGCTCAAGGAGGCGGAGCAGTGCGCGGCCCTTGGGATCGGCGGCCTCCTGCTCTTCGGTCTCCCGGAGTCGAAGGACGAGCAAGGAAGCGGCGCGTGGGCGGAGGACGGCATTGTGCAGAAGGCCGTTCGCGCAATCAAGCAGAACCGCAAGCTCGACTCTCTCGTCACAATGGTCGATGTCTGTCTCTGCGAGTACACCTCGCACGGGCACTGCGGCATTGTGGCGCGGGACGGCGATCACTACAGCATCGAGAACGACTCGTCCGTGACTCTCCTGGCGAAGACGGCGGCTTCTCTCGCGAAGGCAGGAGCCGACGTCATCGCTCCCTCGGACATGATGGATGGTCGAATCGGAGCCATCCGGGAGGCGCTCGACCAAGTTGGTCATCAGGACACGCCGATTCTGAGCTACGCCTCAAAGTTCGCTTCGGCTTTTTACGGACCGTTCCGGGAGGCGGTGGATTCAGCGCCGCAGTTCGGCGACCGCCGCAGCTATCAGATGGATGGCGCGAACCTCCGCGAGGCCATGCGCGAGATCGATCAGGACATCGCCGAGGGCGCGGACATGGTCATCATGAAGCCCGCCATGCCGTACCTCGACGTGATCCGGGAGGCTCGCAACCGGTATGACGTGCCGATGGGTGCCTACCAGGTCTCTGGGGAGTACTCGATGCTCCACGCCGCCTTCGAGCGCGGTTGGCTGGAGCCGGAGCGCACGATGATGGAGTCGCTGCTCGGCATCCGCCGCGCGGGGGCCGACTTTATCGTCACCTACTTTGCCCAAAAGGCCGCGCGCGCGCTCGCCTGA
- a CDS encoding type II toxin-antitoxin system HicB family antitoxin translates to MRNEFTAIIEQDGPWFVGWCPEIPEAKGQGSNVEECRASLSDAIALVLDDRRQDALRRMPDTALRELVTIA, encoded by the coding sequence ATGCGTAATGAGTTCACCGCAATCATCGAGCAGGACGGTCCCTGGTTTGTGGGCTGGTGCCCCGAGATCCCCGAAGCCAAGGGGCAGGGGAGCAATGTCGAGGAATGCCGCGCAAGCCTCTCTGACGCCATCGCGCTGGTCCTCGATGACCGCCGCCAAGACGCCCTGCGTCGGATGCCGGATACAGCACTCCGGGAGTTGGTCACGATCGCTTGA
- the lipB gene encoding lipoyl(octanoyl) transferase LipB translates to MRSPDLKARQEVMFIHLLHLGRVPYAEALAIQQKVIAARKAGTIGDTLLMLEHPPVLTLGRKAHRGNILASDELLARKGVEIHEVNRGGDVTYHGPGQLIGYPIVDLRGDLPGKIGPHLGPVDFVRMLEESLIRTCGEFGVMARRICTLTGVWTLAGGSIPEKKIAAIGVHVSQGVTSHGFALNVTTDLRDFEWIVPCGITDRTVTSLELEADPTRLAVTMENALNAAARNFGRVFERQILWCNSLEELLASPVSTG, encoded by the coding sequence CTGCGAAGCCCGGACCTCAAAGCTAGACAAGAAGTAATGTTCATCCACCTCCTTCATCTCGGTCGCGTCCCCTACGCGGAGGCCCTCGCCATCCAGCAGAAGGTCATCGCCGCCCGCAAGGCAGGCACCATCGGCGATACGCTCCTGATGCTCGAGCACCCGCCGGTCCTCACTCTCGGCCGCAAAGCGCATCGCGGAAACATCCTCGCTAGCGACGAACTCCTCGCCCGCAAAGGCGTCGAGATCCATGAGGTCAACCGCGGCGGCGACGTTACTTATCACGGACCCGGGCAGCTCATCGGCTACCCTATCGTCGACCTGCGCGGTGACCTTCCGGGCAAAATAGGTCCTCATCTCGGTCCGGTCGATTTCGTCCGTATGCTCGAAGAGTCACTCATCCGTACCTGCGGCGAGTTTGGCGTCATGGCTCGACGCATTTGCACGCTTACCGGTGTCTGGACGCTGGCCGGTGGTAGCATCCCCGAGAAGAAAATCGCTGCCATCGGCGTTCACGTTTCCCAGGGCGTCACCTCGCACGGCTTCGCGCTAAACGTCACCACCGACCTGCGCGACTTCGAATGGATCGTCCCCTGCGGCATCACCGACCGCACCGTAACCAGCCTCGAACTGGAAGCCGATCCGACGCGCCTCGCCGTCACGATGGAGAACGCCCTCAATGCTGCTGCCAGAAACTTCGGCCGCGTCTTCGAACGGCAGATCCTCTGGTGCAACTCTCTCGAAGAACTCCTGGCCTCGCCCGTCTCCACGGGCTAA
- a CDS encoding 2-oxo acid dehydrogenase subunit E2, translated as MPTDVVMPQMGESITEGTITKWLKKVGEAVQRDEPLFEISTDKVDAEIPSPAAGVLKEIKITEGTTVTINTVVCSIDEAGSASAPPASAETAATPAIDSSTPAAVDLPSANENPPENSAVQPSATEAPGTEVLMPQMGESITEGTITKWLKKVGDSVQRDEPIFEISTDKVDAEIPSPVAGKLTEIKVAEGTTVQINTVVAVIGGGAAKPAVAPAKPATPAAAPAAAPTNAQASEGGRIVSSPLVRKIASDNNVNLAQLSGTGASGRITKADIVGHLEGGAKPAPNAQPSVSAVQSAPATTAPVKAAAPAPQPGELVPMTKMRSIIAKRMVESKQTSPHVHTIFKVDMTRIVKLREREKNKYEQRNGAKLTYMPFITRAAVQALRKHPVVNAAIQGDAILYNRNINIGIAVALDWGLIVPVIKGCEEKNFLGITRSIIDLADRARSKKLAPDEVSGGTFTITNAGIFGEQFGTPIINQPQAAILGVGGLNKEALVLTDKDGQDTIAIRSVQRFTLGFDHRIVDGADAGKFMSDFKAYLENWSEDIG; from the coding sequence ATGCCGACCGACGTAGTCATGCCCCAGATGGGCGAATCCATCACCGAAGGCACCATCACCAAGTGGCTGAAGAAGGTCGGCGAAGCCGTCCAGCGCGATGAACCTCTGTTCGAGATTTCGACCGATAAGGTTGACGCCGAGATTCCGTCTCCTGCCGCCGGTGTTCTGAAAGAGATCAAGATCACCGAAGGCACCACCGTCACGATCAACACCGTCGTCTGCAGCATCGACGAGGCCGGTTCCGCGTCCGCTCCGCCCGCATCCGCCGAGACAGCCGCCACCCCCGCGATCGACTCTTCCACCCCGGCCGCCGTGGATCTCCCTTCGGCGAATGAGAACCCGCCAGAGAACTCCGCCGTACAGCCCTCGGCAACCGAGGCTCCGGGAACCGAGGTCCTGATGCCCCAGATGGGCGAGTCCATCACCGAGGGCACCATCACCAAGTGGCTGAAGAAGGTCGGCGACTCCGTCCAGCGCGACGAGCCCATCTTCGAGATCTCAACCGATAAGGTCGACGCCGAGATCCCGTCTCCCGTTGCCGGCAAGCTCACCGAGATCAAGGTCGCCGAAGGCACCACGGTCCAGATCAACACCGTCGTCGCTGTGATCGGCGGAGGGGCCGCAAAGCCTGCCGTTGCTCCCGCGAAGCCCGCAACCCCGGCTGCTGCCCCCGCCGCTGCGCCGACCAACGCACAGGCTTCCGAGGGGGGACGCATCGTATCCTCGCCGCTCGTCCGCAAGATCGCCAGCGACAACAATGTCAATCTCGCGCAACTGTCTGGAACCGGAGCCTCCGGCCGCATCACCAAGGCGGACATCGTCGGCCATCTCGAAGGCGGAGCGAAGCCTGCTCCGAACGCCCAGCCAAGCGTTTCGGCGGTCCAGTCCGCTCCGGCGACCACTGCCCCAGTCAAGGCCGCCGCACCAGCCCCGCAACCCGGCGAACTCGTTCCGATGACCAAGATGCGCTCCATCATCGCCAAGCGCATGGTCGAGTCCAAACAGACCAGCCCTCACGTCCACACCATCTTCAAGGTGGACATGACCCGCATCGTGAAGCTCCGGGAGCGCGAAAAGAACAAGTACGAGCAGCGCAACGGTGCCAAGCTGACCTACATGCCGTTCATCACGCGCGCCGCCGTGCAGGCACTCCGCAAGCACCCGGTGGTCAACGCCGCAATCCAGGGCGACGCCATCCTCTACAACCGGAACATCAACATCGGAATCGCCGTAGCGCTTGACTGGGGGCTCATCGTCCCGGTCATCAAGGGCTGCGAGGAGAAGAACTTCCTTGGCATCACGCGCTCGATCATCGACCTCGCCGACCGCGCCCGCTCGAAGAAGCTCGCGCCCGACGAAGTCTCCGGCGGAACCTTCACCATCACCAACGCCGGCATCTTCGGCGAGCAGTTCGGCACTCCGATCATCAACCAGCCCCAGGCCGCAATTCTCGGCGTAGGCGGACTCAACAAGGAAGCCCTCGTCCTCACCGACAAGGATGGCCAGGACACCATCGCCATCCGCTCGGTCCAGCGCTTCACCCTCGGCTTCGATCACCGCATCGTCGATGGCGCGGACGCCGGCAAATTTATGTCGGATTTCAAGGCTTATCTCGAGAACTGGTCCGAAGACATCGGCTAA